A single window of Gossypium hirsutum isolate 1008001.06 chromosome A10, Gossypium_hirsutum_v2.1, whole genome shotgun sequence DNA harbors:
- the LOC121203543 gene encoding probable LRR receptor-like serine/threonine-protein kinase At1g56140 isoform X2, whose product MKPRVTSSWKSLLYYFFFLLVVVLFSCSQSITAQTNATTDPSEVKALNSIFQQWNAQAVASWNTTGDPCSGTALTQSLSEFEDPSNNPAITCDCSFNDNTVCHITRLRVFGLDKRGALPKELLDLPYLDFLKLDRNFFSGPLPAFIGNMSRLGLLSLAHNNLSGTIPKEFGNLKKLYLLSLGNNDIFGKLPPELGNLAELGELYINSCALSGEIPSTFAKLKELRTVWASDNAFTGKIPDFFGNLTKLTALRFQGNSFEGPIPSSLGNLTSLTSLRIGDIYNGSSSSLDFIRNLKNLTDLVLRNVLLTGNLPSYITEIQYLQKLDLSFNNLTGRIPSVLFTMKSLEYLFLGNNGLSGSIPSQKSETLTTIDLSYNFLSGNLPSWVNSRLQLNLVANNFTFNSSINRLLPGLECLQRSFPCFRNAPRYANFSIKCGGPAMIADGISFDVDNSTLGPATFNISSIRKWAVSNAGLFAERPIQQYVQNFAGTVSGTNTPKLYETSRLSPGSLRYYGLGLENGSYTVRLFFAETGFPELASQSWKSLGRRVFDVYIQGTRQLRDFDISKEAGGVNKAIIRNFTTNVTGNHLEIHLFWAGKGTTGIPTTGTYGPAISAISVAPNFKPSVSGLPPDNPKKKKHTALIAGVTIPVVALALILIFSILYMKREKEEDDDDDDEVLLGISPRPNTFSYSELKAATEDFNPSNKLGEGGFGPVYKGTLSDGKVVAVKQLSVASNQGKDQFVTEIATISAVQHRNLVKLYGCCIGGNRRLLVYEYLVNKSLDHALWGQKDLHLDWPTRFNICLLTAKGLAYLHEESRPKIVHRDVKASNILLDAELCPKISDFGLAKLYDDKKTHITSRAAGTVHGPCTKITNS is encoded by the exons ATGAAGCCACGAGTAACATCTTCTTGGAAAAGCTTGCTCTATTACTTCTTCTTCTTGCTGGTGGTGGTTTTGTTTTCATGCAGTCAATCCATTACTGCCCAGACTAACGCCACCACCGATCCTTCCGAAg TAAAGGCATTGAACTCGATCTTCCAACAATGGAATGCACAAGCAGTAGCATCATGGAACACCACTGGAGACCCATGCAGTGGAACTGCTCTTACCCAAAGTCTTTCGGAATTTGAGGATCCTTCTAATAACCCAGCTATCACATGTGATTGTTCTTTCAACGATAACACAGTTTGCCACATTACTCGGCT aaGGGTATTTGGACTAGATAAGCGAGGAGCATTACCAAAGGAACTTTTGGATTTGCCTTATCTGGATTTCTT GAAGCTGGATAGGAACTTCTTCTCTGGTCCTTTGCCAGCATTCATTGGAAATATGTCTAGATTGGGTTTACT TTCACTTGCTCATAATAATCTCTCTGGAACTATTCCAAAGGAGTTTGGAAATCTCAAGAAGCTATACCTGCT GTCGTTGGGTAATAATGATATCTTTGGAAAATTGCCTCCAGAACTTGGTAATTTAGCTGAGCTTGGAGAATT ATACATTAACAGTTGTGCATTAAGTGGTGAGATCCCCTCAACATTTGCTAAACTTAAAGAACTGCGAACTGT GTGGGCGTCTGATAATGCTTTCACAGGCAAAATACCAGACTTTTTTGGTAACTTGACAAAGCTTACAGCATT GAGATTTCAAGGGAACTCTTTTGAAGGTCCAATACCATCCAGTTTAGGAAATCTAACCTCATTGACTTCTTT GCGAATTGGCGATATATATAACGGGAGTTCTTCTTCTCTTGATTTCATAAGAAATTTAAAGAACTTGACCGACTT ggTTCTAAGAAATGTGTTGCTCACTGGTAATTTGCCATCTTATATCACGGAAATACAATATTTGCAAAAGCT GGATTTGAGTTTCAACAACTTAACAGGCCGAATTCCAAGTGTTTTGTTCACTATGAAATCTCTTGAATACTT gtTTCTTGGAAATAATGGTCTGTCAGGTTCTATTCCCAGCCAAAAGAGTGAAACTCTTACGACCAT AGATTTATCATACAATTTTCTATCAGGAAACTTGCCTTCTTGGGTAAACTCACGCTTACAGCT GAACCTTGTGGCCAACAACTTTACATTTAACAGTTCAATCAATAG GCTTTTACCAGGATTAGAATGCCTCCAAAGAAGCTTCCCATGCTTTAGAAATGCTCCACGAT ATGCAAATTTTTCTATCAAGTGTGGTGGACCAGCGATGATAGCTGATGGGATATCATTCGATGTTGATAATAGTACACTTGGCCCAGCAACATTTAATATATCCAGTATACGAAAATGGGCGGTTAGCAATGCAGGCTTGTTTGCAGAAAGGCCAATTCAACAGTATGTGCAAAACTTCGCAGGAACAGTGAGTGGTACCAACACTCCGAAGCTCTATGAGACTTCAAGGCTATCCCCCGGATCACTCAGATACTATGGCCTAGGCCTTGAGAACGGGTCTTATACTGTAAGATTGTTCTTTGCAGAGACTGGTTTCCCGGAGCTTGCCTCACAGTCTTGGAAGAGTCTAGGAAGGCGTGTTTTTGACGTttatattcag GGAACCCGACAACTAAGGGATTTTGATATATCAAAGGAGGCTGGGGGTGTTAATAAAGCAATAATTAGGAATTTCACCACTAATGTAACTGGGAACCATCTTGAAATTCACCTGTTTTGGGCTGGTAAAGGGACTACTGGCATACCAACAACCGGTACTTACGGTCCAGCCATTTCAGCTATTAGTGTTGCTCCAA ATTTCAAACCAAGTGTCAGTGGGTTACCACCGGACAATCCTAAAAAAAAGAAGCACACAGCATTGATTGCTGGTGTTACAATTCCTGTAGTAGCATTGGCTTTGATACTTATATTCTCAATTCTTTAtatgaagagagaaaaagaagaagatgatgatgatgatgatgagg TGCTTCTTGGAATCAGCCCTAGACCAAACACGTTTAGTTATTCCGAGTTAAAAGCTGCCACCGAAGACTTTAATCCTTCAAACAAGTTAGGAGAAGGGGGGTTCGGACCTGTGTACAAG GGTACACTTTCAGATGGGAAAGTTGTAGCTGTAAAACAACTTTCAGTAGCATCAAACCAGGGGAAAGATCAGTTTGTTACTGAGATAGCTACCATATCAGCAGTACAACATCGTAATCTTGTCAAACTATACGGGTGCTGCATCGGAGGAAATAGGCGCCTCCTTGTTTACGAGTATCTTGTGAACAAAAGCCTTGATCATGCACTTTGGG GACAAAAGGACTTGCATCTTGATTGGCCAACTCGCTTCAATATTTGCCTTTTAACTGCAAAAGGCCTAGCTTATCTTCACGAGGAGTCTAGGCCAAAGATTGTTCATAGGGATGTCAAGGCAAGCAATATTTTGCTTGATGCAGAGCTGTGCCCCAAAATATCTGATTTTGGATTGGCAAAGCTTTATGATGACAAGAAAACACATATCACCAGTCGCGCTGCTGGAACAGT GCATGGACCCTGCACGAAAATAACCAACTCTTGA
- the LOC121203543 gene encoding probable LRR receptor-like serine/threonine-protein kinase At1g56140 isoform X1, with protein sequence MKPRVTSSWKSLLYYFFFLLVVVLFSCSQSITAQTNATTDPSEVKALNSIFQQWNAQAVASWNTTGDPCSGTALTQSLSEFEDPSNNPAITCDCSFNDNTVCHITRLRVFGLDKRGALPKELLDLPYLDFLKLDRNFFSGPLPAFIGNMSRLGLLSLAHNNLSGTIPKEFGNLKKLYLLSLGNNDIFGKLPPELGNLAELGELYINSCALSGEIPSTFAKLKELRTVWASDNAFTGKIPDFFGNLTKLTALRFQGNSFEGPIPSSLGNLTSLTSLRIGDIYNGSSSSLDFIRNLKNLTDLVLRNVLLTGNLPSYITEIQYLQKLDLSFNNLTGRIPSVLFTMKSLEYLFLGNNGLSGSIPSQKSETLTTIDLSYNFLSGNLPSWVNSRLQLNLVANNFTFNSSINRLLPGLECLQRSFPCFRNAPRYANFSIKCGGPAMIADGISFDVDNSTLGPATFNISSIRKWAVSNAGLFAERPIQQYVQNFAGTVSGTNTPKLYETSRLSPGSLRYYGLGLENGSYTVRLFFAETGFPELASQSWKSLGRRVFDVYIQGTRQLRDFDISKEAGGVNKAIIRNFTTNVTGNHLEIHLFWAGKGTTGIPTTGTYGPAISAISVAPNFKPSVSGLPPDNPKKKKHTALIAGVTIPVVALALILIFSILYMKREKEEDDDDDDEVLLGISPRPNTFSYSELKAATEDFNPSNKLGEGGFGPVYKGTLSDGKVVAVKQLSVASNQGKDQFVTEIATISAVQHRNLVKLYGCCIGGNRRLLVYEYLVNKSLDHALWGQKDLHLDWPTRFNICLLTAKGLAYLHEESRPKIVHRDVKASNILLDAELCPKISDFGLAKLYDDKKTHITSRAAGTVGYLAPEYAMRGHLTEKVDVFSFGVVALEIITGRPNSDNRLEDGRVYLLNWAWTLHENNQLLSLLDPTLAEFDENEALRVIGVAFLCTQASPSLRPSMSRVIAMLVGDTEVGNVTTKPSYLTDCDFKDVTGDYEDKTDTFMDEESQKSNASDHSSNGIKSKNNTLSGLNDQPMLSPVNVSGFRESIGEGR encoded by the exons ATGAAGCCACGAGTAACATCTTCTTGGAAAAGCTTGCTCTATTACTTCTTCTTCTTGCTGGTGGTGGTTTTGTTTTCATGCAGTCAATCCATTACTGCCCAGACTAACGCCACCACCGATCCTTCCGAAg TAAAGGCATTGAACTCGATCTTCCAACAATGGAATGCACAAGCAGTAGCATCATGGAACACCACTGGAGACCCATGCAGTGGAACTGCTCTTACCCAAAGTCTTTCGGAATTTGAGGATCCTTCTAATAACCCAGCTATCACATGTGATTGTTCTTTCAACGATAACACAGTTTGCCACATTACTCGGCT aaGGGTATTTGGACTAGATAAGCGAGGAGCATTACCAAAGGAACTTTTGGATTTGCCTTATCTGGATTTCTT GAAGCTGGATAGGAACTTCTTCTCTGGTCCTTTGCCAGCATTCATTGGAAATATGTCTAGATTGGGTTTACT TTCACTTGCTCATAATAATCTCTCTGGAACTATTCCAAAGGAGTTTGGAAATCTCAAGAAGCTATACCTGCT GTCGTTGGGTAATAATGATATCTTTGGAAAATTGCCTCCAGAACTTGGTAATTTAGCTGAGCTTGGAGAATT ATACATTAACAGTTGTGCATTAAGTGGTGAGATCCCCTCAACATTTGCTAAACTTAAAGAACTGCGAACTGT GTGGGCGTCTGATAATGCTTTCACAGGCAAAATACCAGACTTTTTTGGTAACTTGACAAAGCTTACAGCATT GAGATTTCAAGGGAACTCTTTTGAAGGTCCAATACCATCCAGTTTAGGAAATCTAACCTCATTGACTTCTTT GCGAATTGGCGATATATATAACGGGAGTTCTTCTTCTCTTGATTTCATAAGAAATTTAAAGAACTTGACCGACTT ggTTCTAAGAAATGTGTTGCTCACTGGTAATTTGCCATCTTATATCACGGAAATACAATATTTGCAAAAGCT GGATTTGAGTTTCAACAACTTAACAGGCCGAATTCCAAGTGTTTTGTTCACTATGAAATCTCTTGAATACTT gtTTCTTGGAAATAATGGTCTGTCAGGTTCTATTCCCAGCCAAAAGAGTGAAACTCTTACGACCAT AGATTTATCATACAATTTTCTATCAGGAAACTTGCCTTCTTGGGTAAACTCACGCTTACAGCT GAACCTTGTGGCCAACAACTTTACATTTAACAGTTCAATCAATAG GCTTTTACCAGGATTAGAATGCCTCCAAAGAAGCTTCCCATGCTTTAGAAATGCTCCACGAT ATGCAAATTTTTCTATCAAGTGTGGTGGACCAGCGATGATAGCTGATGGGATATCATTCGATGTTGATAATAGTACACTTGGCCCAGCAACATTTAATATATCCAGTATACGAAAATGGGCGGTTAGCAATGCAGGCTTGTTTGCAGAAAGGCCAATTCAACAGTATGTGCAAAACTTCGCAGGAACAGTGAGTGGTACCAACACTCCGAAGCTCTATGAGACTTCAAGGCTATCCCCCGGATCACTCAGATACTATGGCCTAGGCCTTGAGAACGGGTCTTATACTGTAAGATTGTTCTTTGCAGAGACTGGTTTCCCGGAGCTTGCCTCACAGTCTTGGAAGAGTCTAGGAAGGCGTGTTTTTGACGTttatattcag GGAACCCGACAACTAAGGGATTTTGATATATCAAAGGAGGCTGGGGGTGTTAATAAAGCAATAATTAGGAATTTCACCACTAATGTAACTGGGAACCATCTTGAAATTCACCTGTTTTGGGCTGGTAAAGGGACTACTGGCATACCAACAACCGGTACTTACGGTCCAGCCATTTCAGCTATTAGTGTTGCTCCAA ATTTCAAACCAAGTGTCAGTGGGTTACCACCGGACAATCCTAAAAAAAAGAAGCACACAGCATTGATTGCTGGTGTTACAATTCCTGTAGTAGCATTGGCTTTGATACTTATATTCTCAATTCTTTAtatgaagagagaaaaagaagaagatgatgatgatgatgatgagg TGCTTCTTGGAATCAGCCCTAGACCAAACACGTTTAGTTATTCCGAGTTAAAAGCTGCCACCGAAGACTTTAATCCTTCAAACAAGTTAGGAGAAGGGGGGTTCGGACCTGTGTACAAG GGTACACTTTCAGATGGGAAAGTTGTAGCTGTAAAACAACTTTCAGTAGCATCAAACCAGGGGAAAGATCAGTTTGTTACTGAGATAGCTACCATATCAGCAGTACAACATCGTAATCTTGTCAAACTATACGGGTGCTGCATCGGAGGAAATAGGCGCCTCCTTGTTTACGAGTATCTTGTGAACAAAAGCCTTGATCATGCACTTTGGG GACAAAAGGACTTGCATCTTGATTGGCCAACTCGCTTCAATATTTGCCTTTTAACTGCAAAAGGCCTAGCTTATCTTCACGAGGAGTCTAGGCCAAAGATTGTTCATAGGGATGTCAAGGCAAGCAATATTTTGCTTGATGCAGAGCTGTGCCCCAAAATATCTGATTTTGGATTGGCAAAGCTTTATGATGACAAGAAAACACATATCACCAGTCGCGCTGCTGGAACAGT TGGCTATCTGGCACCAGAGTATGCAATGCGCGGTCATCTTACAGAGAAAGTAGATGTTTTTAGCTTTGGTGTTGTTGCTTTGGAGATTATAACTGGTAGACCAAACTCTGACAATAGATTAGAAGATGGTAGAGTTTATCTTCTTAATTGG GCATGGACCCTGCACGAAAATAACCAACTCTTGAGCCTCCTTGATCCTACGTTAGCGGAGTTCGACGAAAACGAAGCTCTTCGAGTGATAGGGGTAGCATTTTTATGCACTCAGGCATCACCGTCATTGCGACCGTCCATGTCTCGTGTTATTGCTATGCTTGTAGGAGATACTGAAGTGGGCAACGTTACAACAAAACCAAGTTATTTAACTGACTGCGATTTTAAGGATGTAACAGGGGATTATGAGGATAAAACAGACACCTTCATGGATGAAGAATCTCAAAAGTCCAATGCATCCGATCATAGTAGCAATGGAATCAAGAGTAAGAACAATACTCTTTCAGGGCTAAATGATCAACCAATGCTCTCCCCAGTAAATGTTTCTGGATTCAGGGAGAGCATTGGAGAAGGAAGGTGA